A genomic segment from Triticum dicoccoides isolate Atlit2015 ecotype Zavitan chromosome 1A, WEW_v2.0, whole genome shotgun sequence encodes:
- the LOC119368800 gene encoding uncharacterized protein LOC119368800, translating into MAYRRKPQSSFEHHHHPQPVSPPSPPQDSLAAQAMRASAAHRDASSISSAYSSSAVSAAAAARRSHEPSVSTPSPVSHAYGYTSMKSLNEAKYGFWGTLARKAKSLIDEDGSPGQYDSPTRQQPPRDGTSPAIHRQHLQQPAPETWKSETPPSQKRSEALASSLNYIGGTIKSALEEGRIIVETKTADIIQETRKLNIRRKGAGSNPQGETSHKFAHRNFPQNPLDYETQLKASRDVANAMSAKAKLLLRELKTVKADLAFAKERCAQLEDENKMLRENQDNGDNPEDDDLIRLQLETLLAEKARLAHENSVYARENRFLREIVEYHQLTMQDVIYVDEGIEEVTEVYPTQVLPPASARNGSGLGRASTPVTLKHINSSPASTSALPEPCLIVPVSPKTLSRASSQSK; encoded by the exons ATGGCGTACCGCCGGAAGCCGCAGTCCTCCttcgagcaccaccaccacccgcagcCCGTTAGCCCTCCCTCCCCGCCGCAGGACTCCCTCGCCGCGCAGGCCATGCGCGCCTCTGCCGCCCACCGGGACGCCTCTTCTATCTCCTCCGCATACTCCTCCTCGGCTGTCTCCGCGGCCGCCGCCGCTCGCAGGAGCCACGAGCCCTCCGTCTCCACCCCTTCCCCTGTAAGCCACGC NTATGGGTACACGTCCATGAAGAGCTTGAACGAGGCCAAGTACGGATTTTGGGGGACGCTTGCTCGGAAAGCAAAGTCACTTATTGACGAGGATGGGTCGCCGGGGCAATATGATTCCCCGACGAGACAGCAGCCGCCAAGAGATGGTACATCACCAGCTATCCAT AGACAACACTTGCAACAGCCAGCGCCAGAGACATGGAAATCCGAGACACCTCCATCTCAGAAGAGGTCCGAGGCATTAGCTTCCTCCCTTAACTATATTGGAGGCACAATAAAGAGTGCCCTCGAA GAAGGTCGGATTATTGTAGAGACTAAAACAGCTGACATTATTCAGGAGACGCGTAAACTGAATATAAGGCGGAAAGGAGCTGGATCAAATCCACAAGGAGAAACTTCTCACAAATTTGCTCACAGAAATTTTCCTCAAAATCCACTCGATTACGAAACTCAGTTGAAGGCATCTCGCGAC GTTGCAAATGCCATGTCAGCAAAAGCAAAGCTGCTATTACGTGAACTGAAGACTGTGAAGGCAGATTTAGCTTTTGCGAAGGAGCGCTGTGCTCAGCTTGAGGACGAGAATAAAATGTTGCGAGAAAATCAAGACAATGGTGATAACCCAGAAGATGATGATCTG ATCCGCCTACAATTAGAGACACTATTAGCCGAGAAGGCGCGGCTTGCACATGAAAACTCGGTGTATGCTCGAGAAAATAGATTCCTACGTGAAATTGTAGAGTATCACCAACTTACTATGCAAGATGTCATATATGTGGATGAAGGCATCGAAGAGGTCACTGAGGTGTACCCTACTCAAGTACTGCCTCCAGCGTCTGCTCGCAATGGGTCGGGCCTAGGTCGCGCATCTACTCCAGTGACACTTAAACATATTAACTCATCTCCGGCCTCCACATCTGCCCTTCCGGAACCTTGTCTGATCGTGCCAGTTTCTCCGAAGACGCTTTCTCGGGCTTCATCTCAAAGCAAATAG